A window of Rufibacter sp. LB8 contains these coding sequences:
- a CDS encoding DUF6232 family protein → METTITQPQQETVFFQDANVTVTQSRFISGGQTFAMRNISSVSNFHIKKSRAGAILLLMLGILMLFSEATRGMGIALALAGGVWLYFTKDSYAVRINSNSAEANGFVAKDRDYIQKILDAVNEAMVFRG, encoded by the coding sequence ATGGAAACCACCATTACCCAACCGCAACAAGAAACTGTCTTTTTTCAAGACGCCAACGTGACCGTGACCCAGTCAAGGTTCATCTCAGGGGGTCAAACCTTTGCCATGCGCAACATCTCCTCCGTGTCTAACTTCCATATCAAGAAGAGCCGGGCAGGAGCCATTTTATTACTCATGTTAGGCATTTTAATGCTGTTCTCTGAGGCCACCCGTGGCATGGGCATTGCCTTAGCCCTGGCGGGTGGTGTTTGGCTCTACTTCACCAAAGACAGCTACGCCGTGCGCATCAATAGCAACTCCGCTGAGGCGAATGGCTTTGTGGCCAAAGACCGCGACTACATCCAGAAGATTTTGGACGCCGTGAACGAGGCCATGGTGTTTAGGGGGTAA
- a CDS encoding S8 family serine peptidase has product MKKPILGSRTFLAENNQRLRSFEKFVNEVYNHPQDTSPLYTGRYFVILKDGNRDFSRVERLFESRMGIQVANTKDFDLQAFDESQIEGADALIFEDLGVALVGGEEDQVQLLESDTSLEYIVVPEKVVYIPESIPASLNIPTTWGLQATRAANSQFTGKDIKVAVLDTGFDLHHPDFTNRNIVSSSFVPNETAQDQHGHGTHCVGTACGNLDRTGQRYGVAKEASIYVGKVLSNQGSGAQAWILAGMEWAANNGCHVISMSLGSRTFPGQSHDIAYERASKSAMAKGSVVIAAAGNDSRRSWNHYDPVSSPADCPSVLAIAALDSGLNIADFSNRAINPMALIDIAAPGVQVYSSWPLPARYRTISGTSMATPHVAGIIALLREQYPHATPSQIISTLQTIAQKLPLLSIQDVGAGLATAP; this is encoded by the coding sequence ATGAAAAAGCCGATACTTGGGTCCCGCACCTTTCTTGCCGAAAACAATCAACGGCTCAGGTCATTTGAAAAATTTGTAAATGAAGTTTACAACCATCCTCAAGACACCTCCCCGCTTTATACAGGAAGGTACTTTGTAATTTTGAAGGATGGAAACAGGGATTTTTCCAGAGTAGAGCGCCTTTTTGAATCAAGGATGGGGATTCAAGTAGCTAACACAAAAGATTTCGACCTACAGGCATTTGATGAAAGCCAAATTGAAGGTGCTGATGCATTAATATTCGAGGATTTAGGTGTTGCATTGGTTGGGGGAGAAGAAGACCAAGTACAGCTCCTAGAATCTGATACTTCTTTAGAATACATTGTAGTGCCTGAAAAGGTGGTATACATCCCAGAATCTATTCCCGCCAGCCTTAATATCCCAACCACTTGGGGATTGCAGGCTACACGTGCCGCAAATTCTCAGTTTACAGGGAAAGATATTAAAGTAGCAGTTTTAGATACAGGTTTTGACCTTCACCATCCAGATTTTACAAATAGAAATATAGTCTCAAGCTCATTTGTTCCCAACGAGACGGCACAAGACCAACACGGCCATGGCACACATTGCGTTGGAACGGCATGCGGCAACTTGGACAGGACAGGCCAACGCTATGGGGTTGCAAAAGAAGCCTCTATCTACGTTGGCAAAGTCCTAAGCAATCAGGGCAGTGGTGCCCAGGCCTGGATTCTGGCTGGCATGGAATGGGCTGCCAACAATGGATGCCATGTCATTTCCATGTCTTTAGGCTCAAGAACCTTTCCGGGACAGAGCCATGATATTGCTTATGAAAGAGCTTCCAAAAGTGCTATGGCTAAAGGTTCCGTAGTAATAGCGGCGGCGGGAAATGACAGTAGACGTTCCTGGAATCATTATGACCCCGTATCAAGTCCAGCAGACTGTCCCTCTGTCTTAGCGATCGCAGCACTTGACTCTGGGTTGAATATTGCTGACTTCTCCAACAGAGCCATAAACCCGATGGCTTTAATAGATATTGCCGCTCCAGGGGTACAAGTTTATTCTTCCTGGCCTTTGCCAGCCAGATATAGAACCATCTCTGGGACTAGTATGGCCACTCCGCACGTAGCAGGTATTATTGCCCTTTTGAGGGAGCAGTATCCGCATGCTACACCTAGTCAGATTATCTCTACTTTGCAAACTATTGCACAGAAATTGCCGTTGTTATCCATCCAAGATGTAGGGGCCGGTTTGGCTACGGCTCCATAA
- a CDS encoding master DNA invertase Mpi family serine-type recombinase has product MNYGYIRISTDKQTTENQLFEIKKFTQKREFTIDEWIEETISSTKKLEVRKFGALLFKMKKGDVLVVSELSRLGRNLMQIMKILHDCMEKDIMVYTVKENYELGNNINSKVLAFAFGLSAEIERNLISQRTKEALARRKAEGKILGRPKGSKSQTKKLTGKEEEIQQLLSKKISFSAIGRILGVHRLTVSSFVKEQAIGQ; this is encoded by the coding sequence ATGAACTACGGCTACATCCGGATCAGCACTGACAAGCAAACCACAGAAAACCAGCTCTTCGAAATCAAGAAATTCACCCAAAAACGGGAGTTTACTATAGATGAATGGATTGAAGAAACCATCAGCTCTACCAAAAAACTAGAGGTGCGAAAATTCGGCGCACTCCTATTTAAGATGAAGAAAGGTGATGTTTTGGTAGTTTCAGAACTTTCACGCCTGGGCCGGAACTTAATGCAAATCATGAAAATCCTCCATGACTGCATGGAGAAAGACATTATGGTATACACCGTCAAAGAAAATTATGAGTTGGGCAACAACATCAACTCTAAAGTATTAGCCTTTGCTTTTGGGCTATCTGCCGAAATTGAACGTAACCTCATCTCTCAACGAACCAAAGAAGCCTTGGCACGCCGCAAAGCAGAAGGAAAAATATTAGGACGCCCAAAAGGCAGTAAATCTCAGACCAAGAAACTCACTGGAAAAGAAGAGGAAATACAGCAACTACTCAGCAAAAAGATATCCTTCAGCGCTATAGGCAGAATATTAGGGGTCCATAGATTGACAGTGTCCTCTTTTGTGAAGGAGCAGGCTATTGGTCAATGA
- a CDS encoding TaqI-like C-terminal specificity domain-containing protein — MLRGRDIKKYKAEFADQWMIFIPWHFPLQNDISVKGSSNEAEKAFRDSYPDIYNHLIQFKEPLSKRNPAETGKRYEWYALQRFGSNYWPDFNKEKIVWIELTNSPKFAIDTNGYYLNNTIFFMTGNHLKYLLSYLNSRLCEWHFDKIAATSGAGTRRWIKIYIDQICAPKPDLKNESDINDLIDNAIKNQSNENLEKIDAYFYKVFNLDVLEIETIISAEL; from the coding sequence ATTTTACGTGGCAGGGATATCAAGAAGTATAAAGCTGAGTTTGCAGATCAATGGATGATATTTATCCCATGGCATTTTCCTTTACAAAATGACATTTCCGTAAAAGGTTCTTCTAATGAAGCTGAAAAGGCTTTTAGAGATTCTTATCCGGATATTTATAACCACTTAATTCAATTTAAAGAACCTCTATCTAAAAGGAACCCAGCTGAGACAGGCAAGCGATATGAGTGGTATGCTTTACAAAGATTCGGATCTAATTATTGGCCAGATTTTAATAAAGAAAAAATAGTATGGATAGAGCTAACTAATTCTCCAAAATTCGCAATCGATACTAATGGTTACTACCTTAACAACACAATTTTCTTTATGACTGGCAATCACTTAAAGTATTTACTTTCATATTTAAATTCGCGCTTATGTGAATGGCATTTTGATAAAATTGCAGCAACTTCTGGAGCTGGTACAAGAAGATGGATAAAGATTTATATAGATCAAATATGTGCACCCAAACCGGATTTGAAAAACGAGAGTGATATTAATGATTTAATTGATAATGCGATTAAAAACCAAAGCAATGAGAATTTAGAAAAGATAGATGCTTATTTTTACAAAGTCTTTAACTTAGATGTATTAGAGATTGAAACAATAATAAGTGCAGAACTTTAA
- a CDS encoding TaqI-like C-terminal specificity domain-containing protein, translating into MVITHTELKDSLNKAYRLIKPKRQDLNTFKANLKTLLSHIDEKEREENVKNHLMTFLRDTFYQTDYLINTKELTDFVIHLGKDSKAPAGVLFEVKKPTNKADMITKDNLNAKAMHELILYFLRERLNNNNNSLTHLVITNVYEWFVFDAQLFERVFRESKQLQTAYKDWASGQKVSNKTDLFYKEIAKPFIDQLKETITFTYFDIRTFKKQLDSTKDKDDNKLIPLFKFFTPVHLLKLSFLNDSNSLDKGFFSELLHIIGLKEIREKGGRKFIDRMPERERQPGSMIENTINILEVENTLARIPHAQMYGKTREEQLFHLSLELCITWVNRILFLKLLEAQLIKYHQEDKKYRFLNSQTISDYDELYKLFFQVLARQNEQRSTLIQQKFGHIPYLNSSLFEISPLEEATIKINGLDGNMDMEIYATSILRKRVHQRELSQTQNTLHYFFQFLEAYDFASVGKEEVQEENKTIINAAVLGLVFEKINGYRDGSIYTPGAVTMFLCQETIRKAVVKKFNDKYTWNCSTIADVKNYLSDRRKTEEVLADNKLVDSVKIVDPAVGSGHFLVSSLNELIAIKGELGILADANGNRLAEIEVGIAQDELVITYAHSGNFFEYSVKEGPGGTHVIPQPVQRIQQTLFNEKRKIIENCLFGVDINPNSVKICQLRLWIELLKHAYYKTETEYRELETLPNIDINIKHGNSLLSKYSLQEDLSEVFKKQDFGPQEYQKAVHDYKEAHSKSAKNELQAFIQKIKKQFHETVSRRDPRRKKLADQRGQLALAHNNIDLFGKKRSEKDMELEVRRITLNIEKQEMEIHTAESNIIYRNAFEWRFEFPEVLNSKGDFEGFEVVLGNPPYIQLQKMGSDADALQKMKYDTFVRTGDIYCLFYEQAIRLLKKDYFFGFITSNKWMRANYGQAIRKFFLEKTNPLLLVDFGGYQVFESATVDTNLLIAQKSPYLGQTQTCLLDKTLGSLEKMSDYVSQNKALATNFSGESGWVILSEIETRIKQKVEAIGTPLKEWDIQINYGIKTGFNEAFIIDGQKRAELLEKCPKADEIIRPILRGRDIKRYLIEPVDSWILFIPWHFPLQGDPSIRGASSVAEQAFKESYPEIYQYLSQFKDALLNRNPTETGIRYEWYALQRFGSNYYKEFTKPKITWGNLATKPQFSFTKEHFVINAPAPFIATDNLYLLGILNSKIADFYIKQLGVTRNGGYFEYKPMYVEQLPIPKPSKEIQELISEKVHEVLKRKESGLDSSNEEIELDEIIFNLYDLTKDERSIESFKQLIDKN; encoded by the coding sequence ATGGTAATAACCCACACTGAGCTGAAAGACAGCCTGAACAAAGCCTATCGCTTAATTAAACCCAAACGACAGGATCTCAACACTTTCAAAGCTAATCTCAAAACCCTGCTAAGCCATATAGATGAAAAGGAAAGAGAAGAGAATGTGAAAAACCATTTGATGACATTCCTGCGCGATACTTTCTATCAAACAGACTACCTCATCAACACCAAAGAGCTCACAGACTTTGTCATTCATTTGGGCAAGGATTCCAAAGCCCCCGCCGGAGTGCTTTTCGAGGTGAAGAAACCCACCAATAAGGCGGATATGATCACAAAGGATAACCTCAACGCAAAAGCAATGCATGAGCTGATCCTTTACTTTCTGCGGGAACGTCTGAATAACAACAATAACTCACTTACGCATCTGGTCATTACAAATGTGTATGAATGGTTTGTATTTGACGCACAGCTGTTTGAACGGGTTTTCAGAGAGAGCAAGCAACTCCAGACAGCCTACAAAGATTGGGCAAGCGGCCAGAAAGTAAGCAACAAGACAGACCTGTTTTACAAGGAGATAGCAAAGCCCTTTATCGATCAACTTAAGGAAACCATCACCTTCACGTATTTTGACATACGCACGTTCAAGAAACAACTTGACAGCACCAAGGACAAGGATGACAACAAACTAATCCCCCTGTTCAAGTTCTTCACACCGGTCCATTTACTCAAACTCTCCTTCCTGAACGACAGCAACTCCTTAGACAAAGGCTTTTTCTCTGAGTTGCTCCATATCATAGGCTTAAAGGAAATCAGAGAAAAAGGGGGGAGAAAATTCATTGACAGGATGCCGGAGCGGGAACGGCAGCCCGGCTCCATGATTGAGAACACCATCAATATCCTGGAGGTGGAGAACACCCTAGCACGCATTCCGCACGCACAAATGTACGGAAAGACCAGGGAAGAACAATTGTTCCATCTAAGCCTGGAACTGTGCATTACGTGGGTTAACAGAATCCTTTTCCTGAAACTGCTGGAGGCCCAGCTGATCAAATACCACCAAGAAGACAAAAAATACAGGTTTCTAAACTCACAAACCATCAGTGATTATGATGAGTTATACAAGCTTTTCTTCCAGGTGCTGGCACGCCAGAATGAACAGCGGTCAACACTCATACAACAGAAGTTTGGCCATATCCCTTACCTGAACAGTTCCCTGTTTGAAATCTCCCCGTTGGAGGAGGCCACAATTAAAATCAATGGCTTGGACGGAAACATGGACATGGAGATATACGCCACTTCCATTCTCCGCAAGCGGGTACACCAAAGGGAATTAAGCCAAACCCAAAATACGCTGCACTATTTTTTCCAGTTCCTGGAGGCTTATGACTTTGCCTCGGTAGGGAAAGAGGAAGTACAGGAGGAAAACAAGACTATCATTAATGCCGCAGTGTTGGGCCTGGTGTTTGAGAAGATAAACGGCTACCGTGACGGCTCCATCTACACCCCAGGTGCCGTGACCATGTTCCTCTGCCAGGAAACCATCAGGAAGGCGGTGGTGAAGAAATTCAACGACAAATACACCTGGAACTGCTCCACCATTGCCGATGTCAAAAATTACTTGTCTGACCGCCGTAAAACGGAAGAGGTTCTGGCAGACAATAAACTAGTAGACAGTGTTAAAATAGTAGACCCAGCGGTTGGCTCAGGTCATTTCTTGGTTTCCAGTCTGAATGAACTTATCGCCATAAAAGGGGAGCTAGGCATCCTAGCCGACGCAAACGGAAACCGGCTCGCGGAGATAGAGGTGGGGATTGCCCAAGATGAATTGGTCATCACCTACGCCCACTCCGGGAATTTCTTTGAATACTCTGTGAAAGAGGGACCCGGAGGCACCCATGTGATCCCACAGCCGGTACAGCGTATTCAGCAGACCCTGTTCAATGAAAAGCGGAAAATTATTGAGAATTGCCTATTTGGAGTGGACATCAACCCCAACTCAGTTAAAATATGCCAATTGAGACTGTGGATAGAGCTTCTGAAGCATGCCTATTACAAGACAGAGACAGAGTATAGAGAACTGGAGACGCTGCCCAACATTGACATCAACATCAAGCATGGGAACTCCCTGCTGAGCAAATACTCCCTTCAAGAAGACCTATCTGAAGTTTTCAAAAAGCAGGACTTCGGACCACAGGAATACCAAAAGGCAGTGCACGACTACAAGGAGGCACATAGCAAGAGCGCGAAGAATGAGTTACAGGCGTTCATTCAGAAAATTAAGAAGCAGTTCCATGAGACAGTGAGCCGGCGAGACCCACGGCGCAAGAAACTGGCGGATCAACGCGGGCAGCTGGCCCTTGCCCACAATAACATTGATCTGTTCGGGAAAAAGCGATCTGAGAAAGACATGGAGTTGGAGGTGCGCCGGATCACCCTCAACATTGAGAAGCAGGAGATGGAAATCCATACTGCTGAAAGTAATATCATCTATAGAAACGCCTTTGAGTGGCGCTTTGAGTTTCCGGAGGTACTTAATTCCAAGGGAGACTTTGAGGGCTTTGAGGTAGTTCTGGGCAACCCACCGTATATACAACTTCAGAAAATGGGATCGGACGCTGACGCGCTCCAGAAAATGAAGTATGACACGTTCGTAAGGACCGGTGACATCTATTGCCTGTTTTACGAGCAGGCCATCCGGCTGCTCAAGAAAGATTATTTCTTTGGGTTTATCACCTCCAACAAGTGGATGCGCGCCAATTACGGGCAGGCAATCAGGAAGTTCTTCTTGGAGAAGACCAACCCGCTGCTTCTGGTGGACTTTGGGGGATACCAAGTGTTTGAGTCTGCCACCGTAGACACCAACTTACTTATAGCCCAAAAATCCCCATATCTTGGCCAAACCCAGACATGCCTGCTAGATAAAACCCTAGGCAGTCTAGAAAAAATGAGCGATTACGTTAGTCAGAACAAGGCGCTGGCCACCAACTTTTCTGGCGAAAGTGGTTGGGTTATTCTGAGTGAGATTGAGACCCGCATTAAGCAAAAAGTTGAAGCTATCGGCACGCCGCTAAAGGAATGGGACATTCAAATCAATTATGGAATCAAAACTGGTTTCAATGAAGCTTTCATTATTGACGGTCAAAAACGCGCTGAATTACTAGAGAAATGCCCTAAAGCTGATGAAATTATTCGTCCGATTTTACGTGGCAGGGATATTAAAAGATATTTAATTGAGCCTGTTGACTCCTGGATACTATTTATTCCTTGGCATTTTCCCTTGCAAGGAGATCCTTCAATTAGAGGAGCTTCTAGCGTAGCAGAGCAAGCATTTAAAGAATCTTATCCTGAAATTTATCAATATCTCTCACAATTCAAAGATGCCTTATTAAATAGGAACCCAACAGAAACAGGCATAAGATATGAATGGTACGCGTTACAAAGGTTCGGCTCAAATTATTATAAAGAATTTACTAAACCAAAAATAACTTGGGGGAACCTCGCGACTAAACCTCAATTTTCATTTACAAAAGAGCATTTTGTAATTAATGCACCTGCTCCTTTTATAGCAACTGATAACCTTTATCTTCTCGGTATATTAAATTCTAAAATCGCAGATTTTTATATTAAACAACTTGGAGTAACTAGAAATGGCGGTTATTTTGAATATAAGCCAATGTATGTTGAACAACTACCAATTCCTAAACCATCTAAAGAAATACAAGAACTAATTTCAGAGAAAGTACATGAGGTTCTAAAACGGAAAGAGTCTGGCTTAGACTCTTCAAATGAAGAAATAGAACTTGATGAGATAATATTTAATTTGTATGACTTAACAAAGGATGAAAGAAGCATAGAAAGTTTTAAACAATTGATAGACAAGAATTAA
- a CDS encoding ASCH domain-containing protein — MKVLLSIKPEYADKIFEGEKRYEYRKTLFKNTSITTIIVYASSPVQKVIGEFEIKTILKGDKEELWQRTKKHSGISKCFFDTYFEGKHEANAIEIKCVKKYKQPKCLKDDFNIHFAPQSFLYLHDLG; from the coding sequence ATGAAAGTATTATTATCGATTAAACCTGAATATGCAGATAAGATTTTTGAAGGCGAAAAACGGTATGAGTATCGGAAGACTCTTTTTAAAAACACCTCCATCACTACCATTATCGTTTACGCCTCCTCACCTGTTCAAAAGGTGATTGGTGAATTTGAAATCAAAACAATTTTAAAAGGGGACAAGGAAGAACTATGGCAAAGGACCAAAAAACATTCAGGTATCTCAAAATGCTTCTTTGATACATACTTTGAAGGCAAACATGAGGCCAATGCCATTGAGATTAAATGCGTAAAGAAATACAAGCAGCCAAAATGCCTGAAAGATGACTTCAATATCCATTTTGCACCGCAGTCCTTTCTTTATTTGCATGACCTAGGGTGA
- a CDS encoding PIN domain-containing protein: MKALLDTNILIHREAAVVRNEDIGQLFSWLDKLRLQKVIHPISVEEINRHGEEKVKKSFAIKLSSYHLIKALAPIHAEVTKVSKKLDHTPNDINDSQILNEVFTGRVDILISEDKRIHLKASELGISDRVFKIEKFIEKCLAEHPELTDYKVLAVKKELFGHIELQDEFFDSFRSDYDNFDGWFNRKADEIAYVCYADGKICAFLFLKTEGTNEPYSDMTPPLPPKKRLKIGTFKVTLTGFKLGERFLKIIFDNALSRGVDEIYVTIFPKRPEQQRLIDLLSEWGFVLWGVKKTKTAETVEEENVYVRNFRPHVDHSNPKFSFPYISRRGKAYIVPIYPEYHTELFPDSILNNESRQDFVENEPHRNALSKSYISHSYIRNFKKGDVIIFYRTGGYHKSVVTTIAIVEEVLAPVASAADLIKICRKRTVLTETELMAYWDRNPKNRPFVVNFLYTYSFPKRPNMARLIDLGVLGGVDDAPRTFTQISWEKVDHILKASESNESIIID; the protein is encoded by the coding sequence ATGAAAGCACTATTAGACACAAATATTCTTATCCATAGAGAGGCCGCCGTTGTAAGAAATGAAGATATAGGCCAATTATTCAGCTGGCTGGATAAACTCCGCCTCCAGAAGGTTATTCATCCCATTTCAGTAGAAGAAATCAATAGACATGGGGAAGAAAAAGTGAAAAAATCTTTTGCCATCAAACTGAGCAGCTATCACCTCATTAAAGCACTTGCTCCAATCCATGCAGAGGTGACAAAGGTCTCTAAAAAGCTGGACCACACGCCTAATGATATCAATGATTCCCAGATTCTTAATGAGGTATTTACGGGCAGGGTAGATATACTTATTTCTGAAGACAAAAGAATACATCTTAAAGCGAGTGAATTAGGGATCTCAGACCGTGTTTTCAAGATTGAGAAGTTTATTGAAAAGTGTTTGGCAGAACATCCTGAGCTGACAGACTATAAGGTGCTGGCTGTTAAAAAAGAGCTCTTTGGACATATAGAATTGCAAGATGAATTCTTTGATTCTTTCAGAAGCGACTATGACAACTTTGATGGTTGGTTTAATAGAAAAGCAGACGAGATAGCCTATGTATGTTATGCTGACGGCAAAATTTGCGCATTCCTTTTCTTAAAGACTGAAGGGACAAATGAGCCTTACTCTGATATGACTCCTCCGCTACCCCCTAAAAAAAGACTGAAAATTGGCACATTTAAAGTGACCTTAACAGGTTTTAAACTGGGGGAACGTTTTCTTAAGATAATTTTTGACAATGCTCTCTCAAGGGGAGTAGATGAAATCTATGTCACTATTTTCCCAAAACGTCCGGAGCAGCAAAGGTTGATAGACCTCCTATCTGAGTGGGGGTTTGTATTATGGGGTGTTAAGAAAACGAAGACAGCAGAAACAGTGGAGGAAGAAAACGTTTACGTCCGCAATTTCCGGCCACACGTAGACCATAGCAATCCAAAATTTTCTTTCCCTTATATTTCAAGAAGAGGGAAAGCTTACATTGTTCCAATTTACCCAGAATACCATACAGAACTTTTCCCAGACTCTATTCTAAACAATGAATCAAGACAAGACTTTGTTGAAAATGAGCCACATAGAAATGCATTAAGCAAGTCATACATTTCCCATTCCTATATCAGGAACTTCAAAAAAGGAGATGTCATCATTTTTTATAGGACCGGGGGATATCATAAAAGTGTGGTGACCACAATCGCAATTGTGGAGGAAGTGCTAGCCCCAGTTGCAAGTGCGGCGGATTTAATTAAAATTTGTCGAAAAAGGACTGTTCTTACAGAAACAGAACTTATGGCATATTGGGACCGAAACCCCAAAAACAGGCCGTTTGTTGTCAACTTCCTCTATACCTACTCATTTCCAAAGAGGCCGAACATGGCAAGGCTCATTGATTTAGGTGTGCTTGGGGGCGTTGATGATGCACCGCGCACTTTCACCCAAATTTCTTGGGAGAAGGTTGACCACATATTAAAAGCCTCTGAAAGTAATGAAAGTATTATTATCGATTAA